One Aegilops tauschii subsp. strangulata cultivar AL8/78 chromosome 7, Aet v6.0, whole genome shotgun sequence genomic window carries:
- the LOC109766151 gene encoding dihydrolipoyllysine-residue acetyltransferase component 2 of pyruvate dehydrogenase complex, mitochondrial isoform X1 — protein MALLLRHSRKLRRVHGVLDCERGSIARHFSVAAAKEDAVSSSSVHGEYGKKVGRSSIFLDRQSEKDLHTFKVSSREARGSYSSKRMPIAATGVNSLFSCGQVVSARHFSSGADLPPHEAVGMPSLSPTMTEGNIARWVKKEGDKVSPGEVLCEVETDKATVEMECMEEGYLAKIVCGDGTKEIKVGEIIAITVEEEGDIEKFKDYKASSSAAAPAESKPQSEPVEPKEEKKEVSKAPEPTATKTEESSQSGDRLFSSPVARKLAEDNNVPLSSLKGTGPDGRILKADIEDYLSSAAKGSKKEAAAAPGLGYVDLPNTQIRKVTANRLLQSKQTIPHYYLTVDSRVDKLIKLRSELNPMQDASGGKKISINDLVIKAAALALRKVPACNSSWMNDFIRQYHNVNINVAVQTEHGLFVPVVRDADKKGLATIADEVKQLASRAKDNSLKPEDYEGGTFTVSNLGGPFGIKQFCAIVNPPQSAILAIGSAEKRVIPGAAEGQYEIGSFMSATLSCDHRVIDGAMGAEWLKAFKGYLEDPTTMLL, from the exons atggcgctcctcctccgccactCCCGCAAG CTGCGAAGAGTGCACGGCGTCCTGGACTGCGAGCGCGGGAGCATCGCTCGGCACTTCTCTGTCGCCGCTGCAAAAGAAGACG CTGTCTCAAGTTCTAGTGTTCATGGGGAGTATGGGAAAAAGGTTGGAAGGTCGAGCATTTTCCTAGACAGGCAGTCTGAAAAAGATCTCCATACCTTCAAG GTATCATCACGAGAAGCAAGGGGAAGCTACAGCTCCAAACGGATGCCAATTGCTGCTACTGGGGTCAATAGCTTGTTCTCATG TGGACAGGTAGTTTCGGCCAGACATTTTTCAAGTGGGGCAG ATTTGCCACCGCATGAGGCAGTCGGGATGCCTTCTCTTTCTCCTACCATGACCGAG GGAAATATTGCAAGGTGGGTGAAGAAGGAAGGAGACAAAGTTTCACCTGGTGAAGTTCTTTGTGAAGTGGAAACC GATAAAGCTACCGTGGAGATGGAATGCATGGAGGAAGGCTATCTTGCTAAGATTGTTTGTGGAGATGGCACAAAAGAGATTAAAGTTGGCGAG attattgccATAACTGTGGAAGAGGAGGGTGATATTGAGAAATTTAAGGATTACAAGGCTTCGTCTTCAGCTGCAGCTCCAGCTGAATCAAAACCCCAATCTGAGCCTGTGGAAccaaaagaagagaagaaagaGGTTTCCAAGGCCCCCGAGCCAACAGCTACAAAGACTGAAGAATCTTCTCAGTCAGGGGATCGCTTATTCTCCAGTCCTGTTGCCAGAAAGTTGGCGGAAGACAACAAT GTACCGCTTTCAAGCTTAAAAGGTACTGGTCCAGATGGGCGTATTTTGAAGGCAGACATTGAGGATTACTTGT CTTCTGCAGCCAAGGGTTCGAAGAAGGAAGCTGCAGCAGCTCCAGGACTAGGTTATGTGGATCTTCCAAATACACAAATACGGAAG GTTACTGCAAACCGCCTGCTGCAATCTAAGCAGACTATCCCTCACTACTATCTGACAGTTGATAGCCGTGTTGACAAACTTATCAA ATTGCGGAGTGAGTTGAACCCGATGCAGGATGCATCTGGTGGGAAGAAGATATCTATTAATGATCTTGTTATTAAG GCTGCAGCATTGGCTCTTCGTAAGGTTCCTGCCTGTAACAGTTCCTGGATGAATGATTTTATTCGCCA GTATCACAACGTGAACATTAATGTTGCTGTACAGACTGAGCACGGTTTGTTCGTTCCAGTAGTTAGG GACGCTGACAAGAAAGGCTTGGCCACTATTGCTGATGAGGTGAAGCAGTTGGCTTCAAGAGCAAAGGATAACAGTCTAAAACCAGAAGATTATGAG GGTGGCACTTTCACCGTCTCTAATCTGGGAGGCCCTTTCGGAATCAAGCAATTCTGCGCCATCGTAAACCCTCCCCAGTCGGCAATCTTGGCCATCGGCTCTG CTGAGAAGAGGGTAATCCCCGGGGCGGCTGAGGGCCAGTACGAAATCGGATCCTTCATGTCAGCCACGCTAAGCTGCGACCACCGGGTCATCGATG GTGCCATGGGTGCGGAATGGCTAAAGGCATTCAAGGGCTACCTCGAGGACCCGACGACCATGCTGCTGTAG
- the LOC109766151 gene encoding dihydrolipoyllysine-residue acetyltransferase component 2 of pyruvate dehydrogenase complex, mitochondrial isoform X4 codes for MALLLRHSRKLRRVHGVLDCERGSIARHFSVAAAKEDAVSSSSVHGEYGKKVGRSSIFLDRQSEKDLHTFKVSSREARGSYSSKRMPIAATGVNSLFSCGQVVSARHFSSGADLPPHEAVGMPSLSPTMTEGNIARWVKKEGDKVSPGEVLCEVETDKATVEMECMEEGYLAKIVCGDGTKEIKVGEIIAITVEEEGDIEKFKDYKASSSAAAPAESKPQSEPVEPKEEKKEVSKAPEPTATKTEESSQSGDRLFSSPVARKLAEDNNVPLSSLKAKGSKKEAAAAPGLGYVDLPNTQIRKVTANRLLQSKQTIPHYYLTVDSRVDKLIKLRSELNPMQDASGGKKISINDLVIKAAALALRKVPACNSSWMNDFIRQYHNVNINVAVQTEHGLFVPVVRDADKKGLATIADEVKQLASRAKDNSLKPEDYEGGTFTVSNLGGPFGIKQFCAIVNPPQSAILAIGSAEKRVIPGAAEGQYEIGSFMSATLSCDHRVIDGAMGAEWLKAFKGYLEDPTTMLL; via the exons atggcgctcctcctccgccactCCCGCAAG CTGCGAAGAGTGCACGGCGTCCTGGACTGCGAGCGCGGGAGCATCGCTCGGCACTTCTCTGTCGCCGCTGCAAAAGAAGACG CTGTCTCAAGTTCTAGTGTTCATGGGGAGTATGGGAAAAAGGTTGGAAGGTCGAGCATTTTCCTAGACAGGCAGTCTGAAAAAGATCTCCATACCTTCAAG GTATCATCACGAGAAGCAAGGGGAAGCTACAGCTCCAAACGGATGCCAATTGCTGCTACTGGGGTCAATAGCTTGTTCTCATG TGGACAGGTAGTTTCGGCCAGACATTTTTCAAGTGGGGCAG ATTTGCCACCGCATGAGGCAGTCGGGATGCCTTCTCTTTCTCCTACCATGACCGAG GGAAATATTGCAAGGTGGGTGAAGAAGGAAGGAGACAAAGTTTCACCTGGTGAAGTTCTTTGTGAAGTGGAAACC GATAAAGCTACCGTGGAGATGGAATGCATGGAGGAAGGCTATCTTGCTAAGATTGTTTGTGGAGATGGCACAAAAGAGATTAAAGTTGGCGAG attattgccATAACTGTGGAAGAGGAGGGTGATATTGAGAAATTTAAGGATTACAAGGCTTCGTCTTCAGCTGCAGCTCCAGCTGAATCAAAACCCCAATCTGAGCCTGTGGAAccaaaagaagagaagaaagaGGTTTCCAAGGCCCCCGAGCCAACAGCTACAAAGACTGAAGAATCTTCTCAGTCAGGGGATCGCTTATTCTCCAGTCCTGTTGCCAGAAAGTTGGCGGAAGACAACAAT GTACCGCTTTCAAGCTTAAAAG CCAAGGGTTCGAAGAAGGAAGCTGCAGCAGCTCCAGGACTAGGTTATGTGGATCTTCCAAATACACAAATACGGAAG GTTACTGCAAACCGCCTGCTGCAATCTAAGCAGACTATCCCTCACTACTATCTGACAGTTGATAGCCGTGTTGACAAACTTATCAA ATTGCGGAGTGAGTTGAACCCGATGCAGGATGCATCTGGTGGGAAGAAGATATCTATTAATGATCTTGTTATTAAG GCTGCAGCATTGGCTCTTCGTAAGGTTCCTGCCTGTAACAGTTCCTGGATGAATGATTTTATTCGCCA GTATCACAACGTGAACATTAATGTTGCTGTACAGACTGAGCACGGTTTGTTCGTTCCAGTAGTTAGG GACGCTGACAAGAAAGGCTTGGCCACTATTGCTGATGAGGTGAAGCAGTTGGCTTCAAGAGCAAAGGATAACAGTCTAAAACCAGAAGATTATGAG GGTGGCACTTTCACCGTCTCTAATCTGGGAGGCCCTTTCGGAATCAAGCAATTCTGCGCCATCGTAAACCCTCCCCAGTCGGCAATCTTGGCCATCGGCTCTG CTGAGAAGAGGGTAATCCCCGGGGCGGCTGAGGGCCAGTACGAAATCGGATCCTTCATGTCAGCCACGCTAAGCTGCGACCACCGGGTCATCGATG GTGCCATGGGTGCGGAATGGCTAAAGGCATTCAAGGGCTACCTCGAGGACCCGACGACCATGCTGCTGTAG
- the LOC120967956 gene encoding Holliday junction resolvase MOC1, chloroplastic-like: protein MDWISALRESVSFEGFLSEPVQWYTMAHVTLAPTAIGHGSCSSTGQFVCRLQQDLPPPTAMLRALAVLDQSELYAMIAHGMQHIWDMGWWSTCFLYGLWAAGLVASEFSVVPIVSQKWKAYFGLTESPKVTGTRLVPNP, encoded by the exons ATG GACTGGATATCGGCGCTGCGGGAGTCGGTGTCGTTCGAGGGGTTCCTATCCGAGCCAGTCCAGTGGTATACCATGGCGCATGTCACGCTGGCACCGACGGCGATTGGACATGGCAGCTGTAGCAGTACAGGTCAAtttgtctgcaggctgcagcagGATCTGCCTCCTCCAACTGCGATGTTGCGTGCATTAGCAGTTCTGGACCAATCAGAGTTGTACGCCATGATTGCCCACGGAATGCAACACATATGGGATATG GGATGGTGGAGTACATGTTTTTTATATGGCTTGTGGGCTGCTGGTCTAGTGGCATCTGAATTTTCTGTTGTACCGATTGTGTCACAGAAATGGAAAGCTTACTTTGGGCTAACTGAATCACCTAAG GTAACAGGAACACGGTTAGTACCGAATCCTTAA
- the LOC109766151 gene encoding dihydrolipoyllysine-residue acetyltransferase component 2 of pyruvate dehydrogenase complex, mitochondrial isoform X2 — translation MALLLRHSRKLRRVHGVLDCERGSIARHFSVAAAKEDAVSSSSVHGEYGKKVGRSSIFLDRQSEKDLHTFKVSSREARGSYSSKRMPIAATGVNSLFSCGQVVSARHFSSGADLPPHEAVGMPSLSPTMTEGNIARWVKKEGDKVSPGEVLCEVETDKATVEMECMEEGYLAKIVCGDGTKEIKVGEIIAITVEEEGDIEKFKDYKASSSAAAPAESKPQSEPVEPKEEKKEVSKAPEPTATKTEESSQSGDRLFSSPVARKLAEDNNVPLSSLKGTGPDGRILKADIEDYLSKGSKKEAAAAPGLGYVDLPNTQIRKVTANRLLQSKQTIPHYYLTVDSRVDKLIKLRSELNPMQDASGGKKISINDLVIKAAALALRKVPACNSSWMNDFIRQYHNVNINVAVQTEHGLFVPVVRDADKKGLATIADEVKQLASRAKDNSLKPEDYEGGTFTVSNLGGPFGIKQFCAIVNPPQSAILAIGSAEKRVIPGAAEGQYEIGSFMSATLSCDHRVIDGAMGAEWLKAFKGYLEDPTTMLL, via the exons atggcgctcctcctccgccactCCCGCAAG CTGCGAAGAGTGCACGGCGTCCTGGACTGCGAGCGCGGGAGCATCGCTCGGCACTTCTCTGTCGCCGCTGCAAAAGAAGACG CTGTCTCAAGTTCTAGTGTTCATGGGGAGTATGGGAAAAAGGTTGGAAGGTCGAGCATTTTCCTAGACAGGCAGTCTGAAAAAGATCTCCATACCTTCAAG GTATCATCACGAGAAGCAAGGGGAAGCTACAGCTCCAAACGGATGCCAATTGCTGCTACTGGGGTCAATAGCTTGTTCTCATG TGGACAGGTAGTTTCGGCCAGACATTTTTCAAGTGGGGCAG ATTTGCCACCGCATGAGGCAGTCGGGATGCCTTCTCTTTCTCCTACCATGACCGAG GGAAATATTGCAAGGTGGGTGAAGAAGGAAGGAGACAAAGTTTCACCTGGTGAAGTTCTTTGTGAAGTGGAAACC GATAAAGCTACCGTGGAGATGGAATGCATGGAGGAAGGCTATCTTGCTAAGATTGTTTGTGGAGATGGCACAAAAGAGATTAAAGTTGGCGAG attattgccATAACTGTGGAAGAGGAGGGTGATATTGAGAAATTTAAGGATTACAAGGCTTCGTCTTCAGCTGCAGCTCCAGCTGAATCAAAACCCCAATCTGAGCCTGTGGAAccaaaagaagagaagaaagaGGTTTCCAAGGCCCCCGAGCCAACAGCTACAAAGACTGAAGAATCTTCTCAGTCAGGGGATCGCTTATTCTCCAGTCCTGTTGCCAGAAAGTTGGCGGAAGACAACAAT GTACCGCTTTCAAGCTTAAAAGGTACTGGTCCAGATGGGCGTATTTTGAAGGCAGACATTGAGGATTACTTGT CCAAGGGTTCGAAGAAGGAAGCTGCAGCAGCTCCAGGACTAGGTTATGTGGATCTTCCAAATACACAAATACGGAAG GTTACTGCAAACCGCCTGCTGCAATCTAAGCAGACTATCCCTCACTACTATCTGACAGTTGATAGCCGTGTTGACAAACTTATCAA ATTGCGGAGTGAGTTGAACCCGATGCAGGATGCATCTGGTGGGAAGAAGATATCTATTAATGATCTTGTTATTAAG GCTGCAGCATTGGCTCTTCGTAAGGTTCCTGCCTGTAACAGTTCCTGGATGAATGATTTTATTCGCCA GTATCACAACGTGAACATTAATGTTGCTGTACAGACTGAGCACGGTTTGTTCGTTCCAGTAGTTAGG GACGCTGACAAGAAAGGCTTGGCCACTATTGCTGATGAGGTGAAGCAGTTGGCTTCAAGAGCAAAGGATAACAGTCTAAAACCAGAAGATTATGAG GGTGGCACTTTCACCGTCTCTAATCTGGGAGGCCCTTTCGGAATCAAGCAATTCTGCGCCATCGTAAACCCTCCCCAGTCGGCAATCTTGGCCATCGGCTCTG CTGAGAAGAGGGTAATCCCCGGGGCGGCTGAGGGCCAGTACGAAATCGGATCCTTCATGTCAGCCACGCTAAGCTGCGACCACCGGGTCATCGATG GTGCCATGGGTGCGGAATGGCTAAAGGCATTCAAGGGCTACCTCGAGGACCCGACGACCATGCTGCTGTAG
- the LOC109766151 gene encoding dihydrolipoyllysine-residue acetyltransferase component 2 of pyruvate dehydrogenase complex, mitochondrial isoform X3, with translation MALLLRHSRKLRRVHGVLDCERGSIARHFSVAAAKEDAVSSSSVHGEYGKKVGRSSIFLDRQSEKDLHTFKVSSREARGSYSSKRMPIAATGVNSLFSCGQVVSARHFSSGADLPPHEAVGMPSLSPTMTEGNIARWVKKEGDKVSPGEVLCEVETDKATVEMECMEEGYLAKIVCGDGTKEIKVGEIIAITVEEEGDIEKFKDYKASSSAAAPAESKPQSEPVEPKEEKKEVSKAPEPTATKTEESSQSGDRLFSSPVARKLAEDNNVPLSSLKASAAKGSKKEAAAAPGLGYVDLPNTQIRKVTANRLLQSKQTIPHYYLTVDSRVDKLIKLRSELNPMQDASGGKKISINDLVIKAAALALRKVPACNSSWMNDFIRQYHNVNINVAVQTEHGLFVPVVRDADKKGLATIADEVKQLASRAKDNSLKPEDYEGGTFTVSNLGGPFGIKQFCAIVNPPQSAILAIGSAEKRVIPGAAEGQYEIGSFMSATLSCDHRVIDGAMGAEWLKAFKGYLEDPTTMLL, from the exons atggcgctcctcctccgccactCCCGCAAG CTGCGAAGAGTGCACGGCGTCCTGGACTGCGAGCGCGGGAGCATCGCTCGGCACTTCTCTGTCGCCGCTGCAAAAGAAGACG CTGTCTCAAGTTCTAGTGTTCATGGGGAGTATGGGAAAAAGGTTGGAAGGTCGAGCATTTTCCTAGACAGGCAGTCTGAAAAAGATCTCCATACCTTCAAG GTATCATCACGAGAAGCAAGGGGAAGCTACAGCTCCAAACGGATGCCAATTGCTGCTACTGGGGTCAATAGCTTGTTCTCATG TGGACAGGTAGTTTCGGCCAGACATTTTTCAAGTGGGGCAG ATTTGCCACCGCATGAGGCAGTCGGGATGCCTTCTCTTTCTCCTACCATGACCGAG GGAAATATTGCAAGGTGGGTGAAGAAGGAAGGAGACAAAGTTTCACCTGGTGAAGTTCTTTGTGAAGTGGAAACC GATAAAGCTACCGTGGAGATGGAATGCATGGAGGAAGGCTATCTTGCTAAGATTGTTTGTGGAGATGGCACAAAAGAGATTAAAGTTGGCGAG attattgccATAACTGTGGAAGAGGAGGGTGATATTGAGAAATTTAAGGATTACAAGGCTTCGTCTTCAGCTGCAGCTCCAGCTGAATCAAAACCCCAATCTGAGCCTGTGGAAccaaaagaagagaagaaagaGGTTTCCAAGGCCCCCGAGCCAACAGCTACAAAGACTGAAGAATCTTCTCAGTCAGGGGATCGCTTATTCTCCAGTCCTGTTGCCAGAAAGTTGGCGGAAGACAACAAT GTACCGCTTTCAAGCTTAAAAG CTTCTGCAGCCAAGGGTTCGAAGAAGGAAGCTGCAGCAGCTCCAGGACTAGGTTATGTGGATCTTCCAAATACACAAATACGGAAG GTTACTGCAAACCGCCTGCTGCAATCTAAGCAGACTATCCCTCACTACTATCTGACAGTTGATAGCCGTGTTGACAAACTTATCAA ATTGCGGAGTGAGTTGAACCCGATGCAGGATGCATCTGGTGGGAAGAAGATATCTATTAATGATCTTGTTATTAAG GCTGCAGCATTGGCTCTTCGTAAGGTTCCTGCCTGTAACAGTTCCTGGATGAATGATTTTATTCGCCA GTATCACAACGTGAACATTAATGTTGCTGTACAGACTGAGCACGGTTTGTTCGTTCCAGTAGTTAGG GACGCTGACAAGAAAGGCTTGGCCACTATTGCTGATGAGGTGAAGCAGTTGGCTTCAAGAGCAAAGGATAACAGTCTAAAACCAGAAGATTATGAG GGTGGCACTTTCACCGTCTCTAATCTGGGAGGCCCTTTCGGAATCAAGCAATTCTGCGCCATCGTAAACCCTCCCCAGTCGGCAATCTTGGCCATCGGCTCTG CTGAGAAGAGGGTAATCCCCGGGGCGGCTGAGGGCCAGTACGAAATCGGATCCTTCATGTCAGCCACGCTAAGCTGCGACCACCGGGTCATCGATG GTGCCATGGGTGCGGAATGGCTAAAGGCATTCAAGGGCTACCTCGAGGACCCGACGACCATGCTGCTGTAG